Proteins encoded within one genomic window of Brienomyrus brachyistius isolate T26 chromosome 22, BBRACH_0.4, whole genome shotgun sequence:
- the notum1a gene encoding palmitoleoyl-protein carboxylesterase notum1a codes for MNSDRLSQRMRTMKLFHSVLLLALLQSGALEGRKSRGGRNSQPRRAQPSPTYRDRGDTTESFSLDFTAVEENIDNFMTQVKNLAQSLYPCSAQNLDYDMKLHFLENTSVTCNDGSPAGYYMKESKGSKRWLVFLEGGWYCFNRVNCDARFETMRRLMSSTKWPLSKTGTGILSPLPEENPHWWNANMVFIPYCSSDAWSGAAARTDQSGYAFMGSLIIKEVVKELLSKGLGNAKVLLLAGSSAGGTGVLLNVDRVAELLEELGHTGIQVRGLSDSGWFLDNKQYRCTDCLDTISCAPTDAIKRGIKYWNGVVPDRCRQAHLGEEWNCFFGYRVYPTIKSPVFVVQWLFDEAQLTVDNIHLTGQPLQEGQWRYIQNLGSELRNTLKDVPAMFAPACLSHEVITRSYWTDIQVKGTSLPRALHCWDRSLHDNSRNNKTAPKGCPVHLIDSCPWPHCNPTCPTVRDQFTGQEMNVVQFLMHMGFDVQKMAQQQGMDPGKLLGMLSSGS; via the exons ATGAACAGTGATCGCCTAAGTCAAAGAATGAGGACGATGAAGCTGTTTCATTCGGTTTTATTATTGGCATTACTACAGTCCGGAGCCCTTGAAGGCAGAAAATCCCGCGGGGGCCGTAACTCCCAGCCACGTCGGGCACAGCCTTCTCCTACATATCGAGACCGGGGGGACACCACCGAGAGCTTCTCCTTGGATTTCACCGCAGTCGAGGAGAATATAGACAACTTCATGACCCAAGTGAAGAACCTGGCGCAGTCGTTGTATCCCTGCTCCGCTCAGAATCTTGACTACGACATGAAGCTGCACTTCTTGGAGAATACATCAGTCACATGTAACGACGGAAGCCCGGCGGG GTATTACATGAAGGAATCCAAAGGAAGCAAACGATGGCTGGTCTTTCTAGAAG GTGGATGGTACTGCTTTAACAGAGTGAACTGTGACGCCAGATTTGAGACAATGAGGAGGCTCATGAGTTCaacaaaatggccgctcagCAAGACAG GGACTGGAATACTGTCGCCGCTGCCTGAAGAAAACCCACACTGGTGGAACGCCAACATGGT CTTCATCCCCTACTGCTCCAGCGATGCATGGAGTGGAGCCGCCGCCAGGACAGACCAAA GTGGCTATGCCTTCATGGGGTCTCTGATCATAAAGGAGGTGGTGAAGGAGCTGCTGAGCAAGGGTCTGGGGAACGCCAAGGTCCTGCTGCTGGCTGGAAGCAG CGCCGGGGGGACAGGAGTCCTGCTCAACGTGGACCGGGTGGCGGAACTGCTGGAGGAACTGGGCCACACTGGGATCCAGGTCAGGGGCCTGTCTGACTCGGGCTGGTTCCTGGATAACAAGCAGTATCGTTGCACCGACTGCCTGGACACCATCAGTTGTGCCCCCACTGACGCCATCAAAAGAGGCATCAA GTACTGGAATGGGGTGGTTCCCGACCGCTGCAGACAGGCCCACCTGGGAGAGGAGTGGAACTGCTTCTTCGGTTACAGAGTCTATCCCACCATAAAGA GTCCCGTGTTTGTGGTGCAGTGGCTGTTCGACGAGGCTCAGCTCACTGTGGACAACATCCACCTGACGGGGCAGCCACTGCAGGAGGGCCAGTGGCGCTACATTCAAAACTTGGGCAGTGAGCTGCGTAACACGCTGAAGGATGTCCC GGCCATGTTTGCGCCAGCCTGTCTGTCACACGAAGTCATCACGAGAAG CTACTGGACGGACATCCAGGTCAAAGGCACCTCTCTGCCCAGGGCTCTGCACTGCTGGGACCGCAGTCTCCACGACAACAGCAGGAACAACAAGACGGCGCCCAAGGGCTGCCCCGTGCACCTGATCGACAGCTGCCCCTGGCCCCACTGCAACCCCACCTGCCCCACTGTCCGGGACCAGTTCACGGGCCAGGAGATGAATGTGGTCCAGTTCCTGATGCACATGGGCTTTGACGTACAAAAGATGGCTCAGCAGCAGGGCATGGACCCCGGGAAACTACTGGGCATGCTCAGTTCTGGCAGCTAA